The following are from one region of the Passer domesticus isolate bPasDom1 chromosome 13, bPasDom1.hap1, whole genome shotgun sequence genome:
- the LOC135280271 gene encoding protocadherin beta-15-like, whose amino-acid sequence MALARQVLCVCALLSLPLARAEPIRYSVAEEAESGSLVGKLAEDAGLPPAQLSARRARLVSEDGRQHFRLERASGRLLVAGRLDREQLCGQSATCMLPFELLLSGPLQFFRVEVTLEDINDHSPVFPEKRVTFRIPETSDPGSRFPLEDAQDLDIGSNTVQDYSISPKNEYFSVSYGTGIAGKKYLELVLEKPLDREQQAEMGFSVIAVDGGSPPRSGTTEIDVVVLDVNDNAPVFTQEEYIGKILENMPEGSVVLTVLATDRDAGVYGDISYQLSQAVGQSDSAFVIDAITGEIKLTKPLDFEAADTHEFRVRATDGGGLSAICKVLVEVVDVNDNAPEVVVSSFSSPLPENTVPGTVVALFSVRDRDSGANGKISCALEDELSFSLRAAYKNYYELVTVSALDREERPQYILSVTAADAGSPPLSTTQTFTVEISDVNDNAPVFNQSSYTMYVRENSAAAVFVGAVSAADADVGLNGKVSYSLAAEQGAERPWCSCLSVDSEKGHVFVLRPLDYEHLRQTEVTVSASDAGSPPLRANVTVRLVVLDENDNAPLVLYPAQESSPGSSELVPVWAEAGYLVSKVVAVDADSGQNSWLSFQLLRASEPGLFSVGLQSGEVRLRRPVTERDSVKQKLVVLVRDNGKPPLSATAALSALLLKDFSEVRLPHSSPASEDQGGSLTTYLIIALVFVSLLFLVSSAVLVARKVCGRQELKAGPVLYAADTLQSGLADAAAAGTLPRAYCYEISLTTGSGNSEFKFLKPIVPSLPPQHCAVGQGPDEEQDFPSVPVSSEDMVPDTAGALSAGQFNALSFN is encoded by the coding sequence ATGGCGCTCGCAAGGCAAgtgctttgtgtgtgtgctttgcTGTCGCTGCCGCTCGCTCGCGCCGAGCCCATCCGCTACTCCGTGGCCGAGGAGGCGGAAAGCGGCTCCCTGGTGGGCAAGCTGGCGGAGGATGCGGGGCTGCCGCCGGCGCAGCTCTCGGCTCGCCGCGCCCGCCTGGTGTCGGAGGACGGCCGGCAGCATTTTCGCTTGGAGCGCGCCTCCGGCCGCCTGCTGGTGGCGGGGAGGCTGGACCGGGAGCAGCTGTGCGGCCAGTCCGCCACCTGCATGCTCCCCTTCGAGCTGCTGCTCTCCGGCCCCCTGCAGTTCTTTCGCGTCGAGGTGACTCTGGAGGACATCAATGACCATTCACCCGTCTTCCCCGAGAAACGAGTCACTTTCAGGATCCCGGAAACAAGCGACCCGGGTTCACGTTTCCCGCTGGAGGACGCTCAGGACCTCGATATTGGCAGCAACACAGTTCAGGACTACAGCATCTCTCCCAAGAATGAGTACTTTAGTGTCTCCTATGGGACTGGGATTGCTGGCAAGAAGTATCTCGAACTTGTTTTAGAAAAGCCACtagacagggagcagcaggcagagatggGTTTCAGTGTCATTGCTGTGGATGGAGGCTCTCCTCCCAGGAGTGGGACCACTGAAATCGACGTTGTCGTTCTAGATGTAAATGACAATGCTCCTGTCTTCACACAGGAAGAGTACATAGGAAAGATTCTGGAGAACATGCCAGAAGGCTCTGTTGTTCTGACTGTGCTGGCAACTGATCGAGATGCAGGAGTATATGGGGACATCTCCTATCAACTCAGCCAGGCAGTGGGACAGAGTGACTCAGCATTTGTGATTGATGCCATAACTGGTGAAATTAAACTCACAAAACCTCTGGACTTTGAGGCAGCAGACACTCATGAATTCCGTGTGAGAGCCACAGATGGAGGTGGCCTGTCAGCAATCTGCAAAGTATTGGTGGAGGTGGTGGATGTGAATGACAATGCCCCAGAGGTGGTGGTCAGTTCCTTCAGCAGTCCCCTCCCCGAGAACACAGTGCCCGGCACGGTGGTTGCCCTGTTTTCGGTCAGGGACCGGGATTCTGGTGCCAACGGGAAGATCTCCTGTGCCCTGGAGGATGAGCTGTCCTTCTCCCTGCGGGCAGCCTATAAGAATTACTATGAGCTGGTGACAGTGAGCGCGCTGGACCGGGAGGAGAGGCCTCAGTACATCCTGAGTGTGACGGCAGCAGATGCGGGCTCGCCTCCTCTGAGCACCACGCAGACCTTCACCGTGGAGATCTCGGATGTCAACGACAACGCCCCCGTCTTCAACCAGAGCTCCTACACCATGTACGTGCGTGAGAACAGTGCGGCCGCGGTGTTTGTTGGAGCCGTGAGCGCTGCAGATGCTGACGTGGGGCTGAATGGCAAGGTGAGCtattccctggcagcagagcaaggGGCGGAGCGGCCCTGGTGCTCCTGCCTGTCTGTGGACTCGGAGAAGGGGCACGTGTTTGTGCTGCGGCCCCTGGACTACGAGCACTTGAGGCAGACGGAGGTGACGGTCAGTGCCTCTGACGCGGGCTCTCCTCCCCTGCGAGCCAACGTCACCGTCCGCCTGGTCGTGCTGGACGAGAATGACAACGCCCCGCTCGTGCTGTACccagcccaggagagcagcccaggCTCCAGCGAGCTGGTGCCCGTGTGGGCCGAGGCGGGCTACCTGGTCAGCAAAGTGGTGGCCGTGGATGCGGACTCGGGCCAGAACTCCTGGCTCTCGTTCCAGCTGCTGAGGGCCAGCGAGCCAGGGCTGTTCTCCGTGGGCCTGCAAAGCGGGGAGGTGCGTCTGAGGAGGCCGGTGACAGAGAGAGACAGCGTGAAGCAGAAGCTGGTTGTGCTGGTCAGAGACAACGGCAAGCCCCCGCTGTCAGCCACGGCAGCTCTGAGCGCTCTCCTGCTCAAGGACTTCTCAGAGGTGCGCCTGCCGCACAGCAGCCCGGCCTCCGAGGACCAGGGCGGCTCCCTGACCACCTATTTGATCATTGCCTTGGTCTTTGTCTCACTGCTCTTCCTCGTCTCCAGCGCCGTCTTGGTGGCTCGCAAGGTGtgcgggaggcaggagctgaaggcTGGCCCTGTGCTTTATGCTGCCGACACCTTGCAGAGCGGCCTGGCCGATGCAGCCGCTGCAGGGACCCTGCCCCGCGCCTATTGCTACGAGATCAGCCTGACCACGGGCTCGGGCAACAGCGAGTTCAAATTCCTCAAGCCCATCGTGCCCAGCCTGCCCCCTCAGCACTGCGCCGTGGGCCAGGGCCCGGATGAGGAACAGGatttccccagtgtccctgtcagCAGCGAGGACATGGTCCCAGACACTGCTGGGGCTCTCTCTGCAGGACAGTTCAACGCTCTTTCCTTTAACTAG